The Tardiphaga alba genome includes a window with the following:
- a CDS encoding ABC transporter permease, whose translation MPRLIGWRVLKMAAMVLAIVVVNFLLIHAAPGDPASAIAGQSGQADAEFMQQLREQFGLDKPLPVQLWIYVQKVLTLDLGVSHRLQRPVLTVIFERLPATLLLTGTAFAIALSSGIALGVRAARKPGGVADTIIMGVSLFFYATPLFLVGIVLVLVFGVWLNWLPTFGMETVDVPLHGLARMADIAHHAILPVVTLAVFYSAVYVRLTRASMVEVSSHPFIKTARAKGATEGRITWVHVLRNALLPVITLAGIQAGHLIGGSVLVETVFAWPGIGSLAFEALLARDYDLLLGIFLCTSVVVLIFNLLTDLLYLAFDPRVQAL comes from the coding sequence ATGCCCCGCCTGATCGGATGGCGGGTGCTCAAGATGGCGGCGATGGTTTTGGCTATCGTCGTCGTCAACTTCCTCCTGATCCACGCTGCCCCCGGCGATCCCGCAAGCGCGATCGCCGGTCAGTCGGGGCAGGCCGATGCCGAATTCATGCAGCAATTGCGTGAGCAGTTCGGTCTCGACAAGCCGCTTCCGGTGCAGTTGTGGATCTACGTCCAGAAGGTGCTGACGCTGGATCTCGGCGTATCCCATCGCCTGCAGAGGCCGGTTCTGACCGTGATTTTCGAAAGACTGCCGGCAACGTTGCTGCTGACAGGAACGGCATTCGCGATCGCGCTGTCGAGCGGCATCGCACTTGGCGTCCGCGCAGCCCGCAAGCCGGGTGGCGTTGCCGACACCATCATAATGGGTGTGTCGCTGTTCTTCTATGCCACACCGCTGTTCCTGGTGGGCATCGTGCTGGTGTTGGTCTTCGGCGTCTGGCTGAACTGGCTGCCGACCTTCGGCATGGAGACCGTCGATGTCCCGTTGCACGGTCTGGCGCGCATGGCGGATATCGCCCATCACGCCATCTTGCCCGTGGTGACGCTCGCGGTGTTCTATTCTGCCGTCTATGTGCGCCTGACGCGGGCATCGATGGTCGAGGTCTCGAGCCATCCCTTTATCAAGACCGCGCGTGCCAAGGGCGCCACGGAAGGCCGCATCACCTGGGTCCATGTGCTCCGGAACGCGCTGCTGCCCGTCATCACGCTCGCGGGCATCCAGGCAGGGCATCTGATCGGCGGGTCCGTTCTCGTCGAGACAGTGTTCGCATGGCCGGGGATCGGCAGTCTCGCATTCGAAGCGCTGTTGGCACGCGACTACGACCTGCTGCTCGGCATCTTCCTGTGCACATCGGTGGTCGTGTTGATCTTCAATCTTCTGACTGACCTTCTTTATCTCGCATTCGATCCACGGGTTCAGGCGCTATGA
- a CDS encoding allantoate amidohydrolase: MTLKVDGDRLWSDLMTMAAIGATANGGSYRTSLSDADRDGRNLFVHWAKEAGLGITVDKIGNIFARREGQDPSLAPVMMGSHLDTQAPGGRFDGVLGVLAGLEVVRTLDRAGIRTRRAIEVVNWTNEEGARFPPGVVGSNLFAGRTTLETLYQTRDRAGIFMGDELKRIGYLGEAEVGQRPVDSYLELHIEQGPVLEAANVVIGAVTNTSCQGGGIIEILGENGHSQTTRMSKRRNALVGAARIIEAIETIGMAQEPHGMASATVIDILPNNRINIPHKAVVQFLTVHADPEGRDRILDAIEQAVVAIGRDNHFTTSFSRNPQRHKFDFPVELVELTERVAGQLGHSSMRLPTWTAHDALNMHVVCPTALIFLPCRDGISHSEFEWCEPQHATAGADVLANMVLDRAQRPDE, from the coding sequence ATGACGCTCAAGGTGGACGGCGATCGCCTGTGGTCTGATCTCATGACGATGGCCGCCATCGGTGCCACCGCCAATGGAGGATCCTATCGCACGTCGCTGTCGGACGCCGATCGCGATGGCCGCAACCTGTTCGTCCATTGGGCGAAGGAGGCCGGACTCGGCATCACTGTTGACAAGATTGGCAATATTTTCGCGCGTCGCGAGGGGCAGGACCCAAGTCTGGCCCCCGTGATGATGGGGAGCCATCTCGATACACAGGCGCCGGGCGGCCGGTTCGACGGCGTGCTCGGGGTGCTGGCAGGTCTCGAAGTCGTGCGGACGCTGGACCGTGCGGGGATCAGGACGCGCCGGGCCATCGAGGTGGTCAACTGGACCAATGAAGAGGGCGCGCGTTTTCCGCCCGGTGTGGTCGGCTCCAACCTGTTTGCGGGGCGCACAACGCTGGAAACGCTGTACCAGACGCGCGATCGTGCCGGAATCTTCATGGGCGACGAGCTGAAGCGTATCGGCTATCTCGGCGAAGCCGAGGTCGGCCAGCGGCCGGTAGACAGCTATCTAGAACTGCATATCGAGCAGGGGCCCGTACTGGAAGCGGCCAATGTCGTCATCGGCGCCGTCACCAACACCTCGTGCCAGGGCGGCGGCATCATCGAAATCCTGGGCGAGAACGGGCACTCCCAGACCACGCGGATGTCGAAGCGGCGCAACGCGCTGGTCGGCGCGGCCAGGATCATCGAGGCGATCGAGACGATCGGCATGGCGCAGGAGCCGCACGGCATGGCCAGCGCCACCGTGATCGACATCCTGCCGAACAACCGGATCAACATTCCGCACAAGGCCGTCGTGCAGTTCCTGACGGTACATGCGGATCCGGAAGGGCGTGATCGCATTCTCGACGCCATCGAACAGGCGGTCGTCGCCATCGGCCGGGACAATCACTTCACCACGTCGTTCTCGCGCAATCCGCAGCGGCACAAGTTCGACTTCCCGGTCGAACTGGTGGAGTTGACGGAGCGTGTGGCCGGCCAGCTCGGCCATTCATCCATGCGGCTGCCGACCTGGACCGCGCATGATGCGCTGAACATGCATGTGGTGTGTCCCACCGCATTGATCTTCTTGCCGTGCCGCGACGGCATTTCCCACAGCGAATTCGAGTGGTGCGAACCGCAACACGCCACGGCCGGCGCCGATGTGCTCGCCAATATGGTGCTCGATCGCGCGCAGCGGCCGGACGAGTGA
- a CDS encoding TetR/AcrR family transcriptional regulator, with protein MIDHMPRIRKTTTVAQSNDDPKPTRAEKVARNRKALLEAGAEVVGEVGYEEATIAEISKRAGLAHGTFYKHFESRQAMFDELLPTLGDRLLDEVRQQVRGSQDILEVEEKGFRGFFDFLVRNPGFYRVVNESEVVAPAAFDRHISNLARHYTRALRRSLKDGEISGFEERDLEVVAYVLMAARFYIYLRFSKRGASAANIPEWVVSAYMRFVEHGLKGK; from the coding sequence ATGATCGACCACATGCCGCGTATCCGTAAGACGACGACCGTTGCTCAATCGAATGATGACCCGAAGCCTACGCGCGCCGAGAAAGTTGCGCGAAACCGCAAGGCGTTACTCGAAGCTGGAGCAGAGGTCGTTGGCGAGGTTGGCTATGAAGAGGCCACCATCGCCGAGATTTCGAAGCGGGCGGGATTGGCGCACGGGACGTTCTACAAGCATTTCGAGTCGCGGCAGGCGATGTTCGACGAGCTGCTGCCGACATTGGGAGACCGGCTCCTCGACGAGGTCAGGCAGCAGGTCCGCGGATCCCAAGACATACTGGAAGTCGAGGAGAAGGGGTTTCGCGGATTTTTCGACTTCTTGGTCCGCAATCCCGGCTTCTATCGCGTCGTCAACGAGTCAGAAGTGGTCGCGCCGGCAGCGTTCGATCGCCATATCTCCAACCTCGCCCGGCACTATACCAGGGCCCTTCGTCGCAGTCTGAAAGACGGTGAGATCAGCGGGTTCGAGGAACGCGACTTGGAAGTCGTGGCATATGTTTTGATGGCCGCGAGATTTTACATTTATCTTCGCTTCTCAAAGCGCGGTGCCTCTGCGGCGAACATCCCCGAATGGGTCGTGTCGGCATATATGCGGTTCGTGGAACACGGCCTCAAGGGCAAGTAG
- a CDS encoding acyl-CoA synthetase, protein MLAAPASSELANYAAPDWIGHYAQQTPDKLAMTDVHSRRTYTYRAMNERCSRLASFLRTKKIGPGERVAVLCHNSTDIFEIQFACRKLGAIFVPLNWRLAQAELSAIIRNAEPRLLIYGHEFSLMAEAFHASGIVPNLIETRDGQASPYETGIAEHDASLEAVPVTHSDIFAIMYTSGTTGQPKGVIITHRMTIFSAVNGMMKASVKGTSNGLTFLPLFHVGGLFLMANFIFHAGGHNILMRTFDPGQALAILGDPRFSITHSFGVPTNFSMIAELPAYADTDLSHLECLTVGGAPSPMALLEAYAKKGVKLQQGWGMTETTTLGTMLAARDAFTKIGSAGQPVMHAELTIFDDDFQHASPDAVGQLAIRGPTVTPGYWRQPAATAEAFHQGWFLTGDAAQCDADGYYAIVDRWKDMYISGGENVYPAEIENVLSGISGVVEAAVIGVADSKWGEVGCAYVVRRSGTVLTAADVISHCANNLARFKLPKYIRFVDAIPHSAAGKISKPELRAAFAREAPNHGHP, encoded by the coding sequence ATGTTGGCAGCACCTGCATCAAGCGAACTAGCCAATTACGCCGCTCCCGACTGGATCGGGCACTACGCGCAGCAGACGCCGGACAAGCTGGCGATGACGGACGTCCATTCCAGGCGCACCTACACCTACCGCGCCATGAATGAGCGTTGCTCCCGCCTCGCCTCCTTCTTGCGCACAAAGAAAATCGGTCCAGGCGAGCGGGTCGCGGTCCTGTGTCACAACTCGACTGACATTTTCGAGATTCAATTCGCTTGCCGAAAGCTCGGCGCCATATTCGTTCCTCTGAATTGGCGACTGGCGCAGGCCGAACTCTCGGCCATCATCCGGAATGCCGAGCCCCGGCTTCTGATATATGGCCATGAGTTCTCGCTCATGGCGGAGGCATTTCATGCAAGCGGCATCGTCCCGAATCTCATCGAGACGCGGGATGGCCAGGCATCGCCCTATGAAACCGGCATCGCCGAACACGATGCCAGTTTGGAGGCCGTGCCCGTCACGCATAGTGATATCTTCGCCATCATGTATACGTCCGGCACCACCGGTCAGCCGAAAGGCGTGATCATCACGCACCGGATGACGATTTTCTCTGCTGTGAACGGGATGATGAAAGCCAGCGTCAAGGGCACGTCGAACGGCTTGACGTTTCTTCCGCTCTTCCATGTCGGTGGCCTCTTCCTGATGGCAAACTTCATCTTCCATGCGGGCGGCCACAACATTCTGATGAGAACGTTCGATCCTGGACAGGCTCTGGCAATACTGGGAGACCCTCGATTTTCCATCACTCACTCGTTCGGGGTACCGACTAATTTCAGCATGATCGCCGAACTCCCGGCCTATGCCGACACGGACCTCTCTCATCTTGAATGCCTCACGGTCGGCGGCGCTCCGTCGCCCATGGCATTGCTCGAAGCCTATGCGAAAAAGGGCGTGAAGCTGCAGCAAGGCTGGGGCATGACCGAGACAACCACGCTCGGCACCATGTTGGCAGCTCGCGACGCGTTCACAAAAATCGGCTCGGCCGGGCAGCCGGTGATGCATGCTGAGCTGACAATATTCGACGACGACTTCCAGCACGCCTCCCCTGATGCCGTCGGCCAGCTGGCAATCAGGGGCCCGACGGTCACCCCGGGCTATTGGCGGCAGCCGGCAGCCACGGCAGAAGCATTTCATCAAGGCTGGTTTCTGACGGGTGATGCCGCGCAATGCGATGCGGACGGCTACTACGCGATCGTCGATCGCTGGAAAGACATGTACATCTCCGGTGGCGAAAATGTTTATCCCGCGGAGATCGAGAACGTCCTTTCGGGCATTTCCGGTGTCGTCGAGGCGGCCGTGATCGGGGTCGCGGATTCAAAATGGGGCGAAGTAGGCTGCGCCTATGTCGTACGCCGTAGCGGCACGGTACTGACCGCCGCGGATGTCATTTCACACTGTGCCAACAATCTGGCACGCTTCAAGCTACCCAAATATATTCGCTTCGTCGACGCCATTCCTCATTCCGCTGCCGGCAAGATATCCAAGCCCGAGCTGCGCGCAGCTTTTGCCCGGGAGGCGCCGAACCATGGACATCCGTGA
- a CDS encoding ABC transporter substrate-binding protein, translated as MLKLAAMSAAVVCWSTAVAAQTMPIKVGVLTDMSGPYAAIAGKGAVVAAELAIADFAKEFPAVKVELVSADHQNKPDVAISIARKWFDSDGVSMVSELTTSAIALAVQKLAEDKDKVSIVSGAGSSDLTGKACSKTGFHWTYDTYALARGTGSAIVDQGAKQWFFLTVDYAFGKSLQQDVTDAVLAKGGSVIGDVKHPLNTSDFSSFLLQAQASKADVIGLANAGSDLINVIKQANEFGIAKSQRLAALLVYISDVHALGLNVAKNVYLTTAFYWDMNDETRAWSQRYFDKVGAMPTMAQAGEYSAVLHYLRATQKAGSTAGGKVAEAMRALPVKDIFAPNGTVRADGRMVHDMYLARVKEPSQSTKPWDYYAIVKTIKGDEAFRKMAAGNCPLVSN; from the coding sequence ATGCTAAAGCTTGCAGCGATGTCGGCTGCGGTCGTCTGCTGGTCCACAGCAGTTGCCGCACAAACGATGCCGATCAAGGTGGGCGTGTTGACCGACATGTCCGGTCCCTATGCCGCGATCGCAGGAAAAGGCGCAGTCGTTGCCGCCGAGCTCGCAATCGCAGACTTCGCGAAGGAGTTTCCTGCAGTCAAAGTGGAACTCGTTTCGGCAGATCATCAGAACAAGCCGGACGTAGCGATCTCTATTGCGCGGAAATGGTTTGATTCCGACGGCGTGTCGATGGTGTCGGAGTTGACCACCTCGGCCATCGCGCTCGCGGTCCAGAAGCTCGCCGAAGACAAGGACAAGGTTTCGATCGTTTCCGGTGCCGGCTCGTCGGATCTGACCGGCAAGGCGTGTTCGAAAACCGGCTTTCACTGGACCTATGACACCTACGCACTCGCCCGTGGTACCGGGAGCGCGATCGTCGACCAAGGAGCCAAACAATGGTTCTTCCTGACCGTCGACTATGCCTTCGGCAAATCCTTGCAGCAGGACGTCACCGACGCTGTACTTGCCAAGGGCGGCAGTGTCATCGGCGATGTGAAGCATCCGCTCAACACGTCGGATTTCTCCTCTTTCCTGCTGCAGGCCCAAGCATCCAAGGCCGATGTCATCGGTCTGGCCAATGCCGGCTCGGACCTCATCAACGTCATCAAGCAGGCGAACGAATTCGGCATCGCGAAGAGCCAGAGGCTCGCGGCGCTACTGGTCTATATCAGTGATGTCCACGCATTGGGGCTGAATGTCGCCAAGAACGTCTATCTGACAACCGCGTTCTATTGGGACATGAACGACGAAACCCGCGCGTGGTCGCAGCGATATTTCGACAAGGTCGGCGCCATGCCGACCATGGCCCAGGCGGGCGAGTATTCCGCTGTGCTTCACTATCTGCGTGCCACGCAGAAGGCGGGATCGACGGCGGGCGGAAAGGTCGCCGAGGCCATGCGGGCACTACCCGTGAAGGACATCTTTGCCCCGAACGGTACCGTCCGTGCCGATGGTCGCATGGTGCACGACATGTATCTCGCCCGGGTCAAGGAACCATCCCAGTCCACGAAGCCATGGGACTATTACGCGATCGTCAAAACAATCAAGGGCGATGAGGCCTTCAGGAAGATGGCAGCCGGCAACTGCCCGCTGGTCAGTAACTAA
- a CDS encoding TetR/AcrR family transcriptional regulator, with the protein MSKSEITRAQIIQGALQALEKTGVLGTTTRKIAAEANVQLATLHYHFESKSALLVAVLEAMIDEIAERLREDRAGKEPDLDERIEILVRGTWRSIMQSRTRQIVQYELTLYALREGAQWLADQQYEAYLRLYRDQLTSKSGKTELSSQNYILLARFILAGIDGLILQELVKPNRSRSTHAIETLIYTSKQLAHKLAREA; encoded by the coding sequence ATGTCGAAGAGCGAAATCACGCGTGCGCAGATTATCCAGGGGGCCCTGCAAGCTCTGGAGAAGACAGGCGTTCTCGGTACGACCACACGGAAAATCGCGGCGGAAGCAAATGTCCAGCTCGCGACCCTGCACTATCATTTCGAGAGCAAGAGCGCCCTTCTCGTCGCAGTTCTGGAGGCAATGATCGACGAGATCGCCGAGCGGCTGCGCGAGGACCGCGCAGGCAAGGAGCCCGATCTCGATGAACGCATCGAGATTCTCGTGCGCGGGACCTGGCGGTCCATCATGCAGTCGCGGACGCGACAGATCGTGCAGTACGAACTCACACTTTACGCGCTTCGCGAAGGAGCGCAGTGGCTGGCCGACCAGCAATATGAAGCGTATCTCCGCCTCTATCGCGATCAGCTCACGAGCAAATCCGGCAAGACCGAATTGTCGTCGCAAAACTACATCCTGCTCGCTCGCTTCATCCTCGCTGGGATCGACGGCCTGATCCTCCAGGAGCTGGTGAAACCGAACCGCAGCAGATCTACCCACGCGATCGAAACGTTGATCTACACCTCGAAACAGCTCGCGCACAAACTTGCCCGTGAGGCCTGA
- a CDS encoding ABC transporter substrate-binding protein — protein MSESISSRGNNPTTATNTGPSRRALLKAGVAAAATVPFLMRVDEAIAQGIAPKRGGTLTSLLTPEPPVLMVGVNAQAPTLTVVSKIFQPLFTYTPTLDFEPVLAKSWTVSDDKKVYTFRLQENVKFHDGKPMTADDVIFSAMKFWMTLSLRARIVFARIEKAEAPDPHTVVFTLKEPFAPFLYGFGGTGFTIVPKHLYDVADMRNNPNNAKPVGTGPFKLAEWQRGSFIRLRRNDDYWKPNQPYLDEIVYRIVPDSQSRAVALQSGQVQLAGGNDIEPFDLPRFQAQQNLSVTLKGWEYYGPLAWIDINKRVKPLDDARVRRAMSMALDRNFILQKLWFNSGKVATGPLCETTKFYDASVKLPPFDIAAANKLLDEAGHKADGSGVRFTIRHMPLPYGEVWTRLSEYFRASMQKIGINVTMDTTDAGGHTARMAKWDYDTSINYIYQVGDANIGMEQYFTSENIKNVAFNNVGGYNNPRIDEILAKARFEINPTERQKLLSEFQRIAVEDMPYIYLIQMSFPTYYSKKLNNTITTAMGIADDFDDVFLT, from the coding sequence ATGAGTGAATCGATTTCGTCTCGGGGGAACAACCCTACGACTGCGACGAATACCGGACCGTCACGGCGCGCATTGCTGAAGGCGGGCGTCGCCGCAGCGGCGACCGTGCCGTTCCTGATGCGCGTCGATGAAGCGATTGCGCAGGGGATCGCGCCGAAACGGGGCGGAACGCTCACCAGCCTGCTGACGCCTGAGCCGCCGGTGCTGATGGTCGGCGTCAACGCCCAGGCACCGACGCTTACCGTTGTCAGCAAGATTTTCCAGCCGTTGTTCACGTATACGCCGACGCTCGATTTCGAGCCCGTGCTGGCCAAGAGCTGGACAGTGTCGGACGACAAGAAGGTCTACACGTTCCGCCTGCAGGAGAACGTGAAGTTCCACGACGGCAAACCGATGACGGCGGATGACGTCATCTTCTCGGCGATGAAGTTCTGGATGACGCTGTCGCTGCGCGCGCGCATCGTATTCGCCCGCATCGAAAAGGCGGAGGCGCCGGATCCGCACACGGTGGTCTTCACGCTGAAGGAGCCCTTCGCGCCATTCCTTTATGGCTTCGGCGGAACCGGTTTCACCATCGTTCCCAAGCATCTCTATGACGTTGCCGACATGCGCAACAATCCCAATAACGCCAAGCCGGTCGGCACCGGGCCGTTCAAGCTGGCGGAATGGCAGCGCGGCAGCTTCATCAGGCTGCGCCGCAACGATGATTACTGGAAGCCGAACCAGCCTTATCTAGACGAGATCGTCTATCGTATCGTGCCCGACAGCCAGAGCCGCGCGGTAGCCCTGCAGTCCGGCCAGGTTCAGCTCGCCGGCGGCAATGATATCGAGCCATTCGACCTGCCGCGCTTCCAGGCGCAGCAGAATCTGTCGGTGACCCTGAAGGGTTGGGAATATTACGGCCCGCTCGCATGGATCGACATCAACAAGCGCGTCAAGCCGCTGGACGATGCGCGCGTCCGCCGCGCCATGAGCATGGCGCTCGATCGCAACTTCATCCTGCAGAAGCTCTGGTTCAACAGCGGCAAGGTCGCCACCGGCCCACTCTGCGAGACCACGAAGTTCTACGATGCGTCGGTCAAGCTGCCGCCATTTGACATCGCTGCCGCGAACAAGTTGCTGGACGAAGCCGGTCACAAGGCGGACGGGTCTGGCGTCCGCTTCACGATCCGGCATATGCCGTTGCCCTATGGCGAGGTCTGGACGCGCCTGTCCGAATATTTCCGCGCATCGATGCAGAAGATCGGCATCAATGTCACCATGGATACGACGGATGCGGGCGGCCACACCGCGCGTATGGCGAAGTGGGATTACGACACGTCGATCAACTACATCTATCAGGTCGGCGACGCCAATATCGGCATGGAGCAGTACTTCACGTCGGAGAACATCAAGAACGTCGCCTTCAACAATGTCGGCGGCTACAACAATCCGCGCATCGATGAAATCCTTGCCAAAGCGCGGTTCGAGATAAATCCGACCGAACGCCAGAAGCTGCTGTCCGAATTCCAGCGGATCGCAGTCGAGGATATGCCCTACATCTATCTGATCCAGATGAGCTTCCCGACTTACTATTCCAAAAAGCTCAACAACACGATCACGACGGCAATGGGCATTGCCGACGACTTCGACGACGTCTTCCTCACATGA
- a CDS encoding ABC transporter permease produces MKNFIRRYPRMAVGSAIMLSIVAMALTAPILFPFSPWDMRGTPFEPPGSPEFLLGSDALGRDIAAGIAHGAWVSLMIGGVSTLASLGIGVSLGALAGYVGGRVDDAVMRFAEFFQTIPSFLLAILLVAIFRPSIFSIIAAIALVSWPPVARVVRAEFLSLRKREFVQAAEVLGVSHTRVVWQTLLPNALPPVIVLGSLMVANAVLTESALSFLGLGDANWMSWGFLVGSGRSVIRMGWWISVLPGVAIFITVLGLNLLGEGLQTWLNPRLSKRDMP; encoded by the coding sequence ATGAAAAATTTCATCAGACGCTATCCCCGTATGGCGGTCGGCAGCGCGATCATGCTCTCCATCGTCGCCATGGCGCTCACCGCGCCAATCCTGTTTCCGTTCTCTCCGTGGGACATGCGCGGAACCCCGTTCGAGCCGCCGGGCAGTCCGGAATTCCTGCTTGGCTCCGATGCGCTCGGGCGCGACATCGCGGCAGGGATCGCGCATGGCGCGTGGGTCTCGCTGATGATCGGAGGAGTCTCGACGCTGGCATCGCTTGGCATCGGCGTCAGCCTCGGCGCGCTCGCAGGCTATGTCGGCGGCCGTGTGGATGATGCCGTCATGCGGTTTGCGGAATTCTTCCAGACCATCCCCAGTTTCCTGCTGGCGATCCTTCTGGTCGCGATCTTCCGCCCGAGCATCTTCTCGATCATCGCTGCGATCGCGCTGGTGTCCTGGCCACCGGTCGCCCGTGTCGTCCGTGCCGAGTTCCTGTCGCTGCGCAAGCGGGAATTCGTTCAAGCAGCCGAAGTCCTCGGCGTCTCTCATACGCGGGTCGTGTGGCAGACATTGCTGCCGAACGCATTGCCGCCGGTGATCGTGCTGGGAAGCCTGATGGTGGCCAACGCGGTGCTGACGGAGTCTGCATTGTCGTTCCTAGGCCTAGGCGATGCCAATTGGATGTCCTGGGGCTTTCTCGTCGGCTCCGGGCGGAGCGTGATCCGGATGGGCTGGTGGATCAGCGTTCTCCCGGGCGTTGCCATCTTCATCACGGTGCTCGGACTCAATCTGCTCGGGGAAGGGCTTCAGACATGGCTCAATCCGCGTCTGTCGAAGCGGGATATGCCATGA
- a CDS encoding glutathione S-transferase N-terminal domain-containing protein: protein MTERYRLIGSTASPYALKLRAIMRYRRIAFDWVIMNRSLREATSSLKPMLIPVLQYPDGSYRNETTTLAYDLERRHQGRSIIPAHSAVAFICDLLEDLADEWAVKPLFLYRWWDPEDQGYVSRWAAEEWSVADAEPGSAAEVEFMRQRQTSRMPILGATDENRPLLQESYRRILKAFEPHIGMTRYIFGSRPSLADFAWFGQLSELATDPTPMRIMRDIAPFTDHWVRRLDDASGVEGAWYDCEQALGPFAEGLLAIAGELYLPFLVANADAYRKDLPHLEMNVWGHPYALTPFKYQVKCLDQIRERFGALSQTDRVILKPILERTGCWQHLHQAN from the coding sequence ATGACCGAACGCTACCGGTTGATCGGTTCGACCGCTTCGCCATACGCACTCAAGCTGCGTGCGATCATGCGCTATCGGCGGATCGCCTTCGACTGGGTGATCATGAACAGGTCTCTCCGCGAAGCCACATCTTCGCTGAAACCGATGCTCATTCCAGTGCTGCAATATCCGGACGGCAGCTATCGGAATGAGACGACCACCCTCGCTTATGACCTTGAGCGCCGTCATCAAGGGCGCTCGATCATACCGGCCCATAGCGCCGTCGCGTTCATCTGCGACCTCCTGGAAGATCTCGCAGACGAATGGGCAGTCAAACCGCTGTTCCTCTATCGCTGGTGGGATCCGGAAGACCAAGGCTATGTCTCCCGGTGGGCCGCGGAAGAATGGTCTGTCGCCGACGCCGAACCGGGCAGCGCTGCCGAGGTCGAGTTCATGCGCCAGAGGCAAACCTCCAGGATGCCGATCCTCGGTGCGACCGACGAGAACCGCCCGCTGCTGCAGGAAAGCTACCGTCGGATCCTGAAGGCGTTCGAGCCGCATATCGGGATGACGCGTTACATCTTCGGATCGCGACCCTCCCTGGCGGACTTCGCTTGGTTCGGTCAGCTGAGCGAATTGGCGACTGATCCGACCCCCATGCGCATCATGCGGGATATTGCGCCATTCACGGACCACTGGGTCCGCCGTCTCGATGATGCGTCTGGCGTCGAAGGCGCCTGGTATGACTGCGAACAAGCACTGGGACCGTTTGCGGAAGGACTTCTGGCAATCGCAGGCGAACTCTATCTGCCTTTTCTGGTGGCGAATGCCGATGCCTATCGCAAGGACCTTCCGCACCTGGAGATGAACGTCTGGGGCCATCCCTACGCGCTCACGCCATTCAAATACCAGGTCAAATGTCTCGATCAGATCCGGGAGCGTTTCGGGGCGCTCTCTCAGACAGATCGTGTCATCCTCAAGCCGATATTGGAGCGGACTGGATGTTGGCAGCACCTGCATCAAGCGAACTAG